The following proteins are encoded in a genomic region of Magallana gigas chromosome 1, xbMagGiga1.1, whole genome shotgun sequence:
- the LOC105324036 gene encoding uncharacterized protein yields MAGQVFVTLGLSWLLCCCTQAQPPPLDAICDSNGRCTWHGSGWYRGCVSDIPVLTFNQFNDGGLLDLRCSEVQVLSIESSTLTCADKKAHVITHTAVTIYLGESQTECHISPPSPETSRTPHPTSGLLTTESSKKNADEKLTSFKMTSPSAKSEEVHPTTSVSSKPSETDNVEFDGKTLTILVWSG; encoded by the exons ATGGCTGGTCAGGTCTTTGTCACTCTCGGGTTATCATGGTTATTGTGTTGCTGTACACAAGCACAACCTCCACCCTTGGACGCTATCTGCGACTCCAACGGCCGATGTACATGGCATGGAAGTGGGTGGTATAGGGGCTGTGTGAGCGACATTCCTGTGCTCACATTCAATCAGTTCAACGATGGCGGTCTTTTGGACCTACGATGTAGTGAAGTACAGGTGCTATCAATCGAGAGCAGCACACTCACATGCGCAGATAAGAAGGCACATGTAATCACACATACTGCTGTCACCATTTATCTTGGAGAATCGCAAACTGAATGT CACATCTCACCACCCTCACCTGAGACATCAAGGACCCCTCATCCGACTTCCGGCCTACTGACCACAGAGAGTAGTAAGAAG AATGCTGATGAAAAATTGACATCCTTCAAAATGACCTCTCCAAGTGCTAAAAGCGAAGAA GTGCATCCCACAACGTCTGTGTCAAGTAAACCCAGTGAAACAGACAATGTCGAGTTTGATGGAAAAACGCTCACCATTCTC gTTTGGTCGGGATAA
- the LOC117689029 gene encoding uncharacterized protein isoform X2 — MDWSIICSLGLGSPKNDTSMLDALRNSTAPERAALPASPRVLLVFEVPGNHFGRQWFIFGEMHFKKCSIVAGPIHITVDWFEPPFIQRIDAFPGGHKYISWTKLCGRIICKWPTKATDL; from the exons ATGGATTGGTCCATTATATGTTCACTTG GTCTTGGGTCCCCAAAAAACGACACCAGTATGCTAGATGCCTTAAGGAACTCTACAGCTCCAGAAAGAGCAGCCTTACCAGCTTCACCGAGAGTGTTACT GGTTTTTGAAGTGCCTGGCAACCATTTCGGTAGACAGTGGTTCATTTTCGGGGAAATGCATTTTAAGAAATGTTCGATTGTTGCTGGACCCATCCATATAACAGTAGATTGGTTTGAACCCCCATTCATACAAAGAATCGATGCATTTCCAGGTGGACACAAATATATCAGCTGGACAAAATTGTGTGGTCGGATAATTTGCAAATGGCCAACGAAAGCCA CTGATTTGTAG
- the LOC117689029 gene encoding uncharacterized protein isoform X1, producing MDWSIICSLGLGSPKNDTSMLDALRNSTAPERAALPASPRVLLVFEVPGNHFGRQWFIFGEMHFKKCSIVAGPIHITVDWFEPPFIQRIDAFPGGHKYISWTKLCGRIICKWPTKASPPEWTSHQGLYHHTDLRY from the exons ATGGATTGGTCCATTATATGTTCACTTG GTCTTGGGTCCCCAAAAAACGACACCAGTATGCTAGATGCCTTAAGGAACTCTACAGCTCCAGAAAGAGCAGCCTTACCAGCTTCACCGAGAGTGTTACT GGTTTTTGAAGTGCCTGGCAACCATTTCGGTAGACAGTGGTTCATTTTCGGGGAAATGCATTTTAAGAAATGTTCGATTGTTGCTGGACCCATCCATATAACAGTAGATTGGTTTGAACCCCCATTCATACAAAGAATCGATGCATTTCCAGGTGGACACAAATATATCAGCTGGACAAAATTGTGTGGTCGGATAATTTGCAAATGGCCAACGAAAGCCA GTCCTCCTGAATGGACATCTCATCAAGGATTATACCACCATACAGACCTTCGTTACTAA